From one Candidatus Woesearchaeota archaeon genomic stretch:
- a CDS encoding rhodanese-related sulfurtransferase: protein MKKSTALPILLAPAGDFASLNAAIKAGCDEVYFGIEQLNMRAWSAKNFHFEDLVKIKEICLKNNVKANLALNTLLYDHDITITRKILEQVKKVGIDAVIIADVAAMQIAKELGVEVHISTQLSISNYESIKFYSQFSNRIVLARELLLPQIKAIHQEIVKNQLKGPHGRLVEIECFAHGAMCIAISGRCFMSLYEFNKSANRGACQQSCRREYTLVDKETGNKMDVDNEFILSPEDLCTIDILDQLIDAGITVLKLEGRGRSPDYVYTVTKAYRKALDAYNEGTYNESLKKELFEDLKTVYNRGLSPGFYLGRPVDQMAKSGNNKATEIKTYLGKVVNYYPKIGVAHIILEADTLSSGEKIGFTGATTGFFSQEADNFIVNDKTKDKKTTAHKGDYITLKVKEKLRKNDEVYVYRKREEKIIITSFYKYVHLNQPQRFEKDHLAFCKELGIKGKILVAEEGINGSVSGNEEQITMYKKVLLQNKLFSDIEFKEQYADKHPFDKMFVRFRKEIVTSHFSVDVNDQKNKGIRLKPETFKQWLDQKEDMIIIDTRNNYETKIGRFRNALDPNLEIFSDLPKVLPKFEKYKDKKVVMYCTGGIRCEKASALFKKSGFKQVYQLEGGIIKYGNMFPDDKHWEGLCFVFDKRLSAPLSKESKHITQITTCHWCGIACGDYTNCKNEKCDELFICCGECKQEFGNSCSKKCRNITCVQHAF, encoded by the coding sequence ATGAAAAAGTCAACAGCTCTGCCAATCCTTCTTGCTCCAGCAGGTGATTTTGCTAGTCTTAACGCTGCCATTAAAGCAGGATGTGATGAAGTTTATTTTGGCATTGAACAATTAAACATGCGCGCATGGAGTGCAAAGAATTTTCATTTTGAAGATCTTGTTAAAATTAAAGAGATATGTCTGAAAAATAATGTTAAAGCAAACCTTGCATTAAATACCCTACTTTATGACCATGATATTACGATTACTAGAAAAATTCTTGAGCAAGTAAAAAAAGTGGGCATTGATGCAGTGATTATTGCTGATGTTGCAGCTATGCAGATAGCAAAAGAATTGGGTGTTGAAGTGCATATCTCTACTCAGCTCAGCATTTCAAATTATGAAAGCATTAAATTTTACAGCCAATTTTCAAACAGAATAGTACTTGCACGTGAATTATTGCTCCCTCAAATAAAAGCAATTCATCAGGAGATTGTAAAAAATCAGCTTAAAGGTCCTCATGGAAGGCTTGTTGAAATAGAATGTTTTGCTCATGGCGCGATGTGCATTGCCATTTCTGGACGATGTTTTATGTCATTGTACGAATTTAATAAATCAGCAAATAGAGGCGCATGCCAGCAATCATGCAGAAGAGAATATACCTTAGTTGACAAAGAAACAGGCAATAAAATGGATGTTGATAATGAATTTATTTTGTCTCCTGAAGATCTTTGCACTATTGATATTCTTGACCAGCTTATTGATGCAGGAATCACCGTGTTAAAATTAGAAGGAAGAGGAAGAAGTCCTGACTATGTTTATACCGTAACCAAAGCATATCGAAAAGCGCTTGACGCATATAATGAAGGAACCTATAATGAATCATTGAAAAAAGAATTATTTGAAGATCTTAAAACAGTTTATAATAGAGGATTAAGCCCTGGATTTTATTTAGGAAGACCTGTTGATCAAATGGCAAAATCAGGAAACAATAAGGCAACAGAGATTAAAACATATCTTGGAAAAGTAGTTAATTATTATCCTAAAATTGGTGTTGCTCATATTATATTAGAAGCTGATACACTTTCTTCTGGAGAAAAGATAGGATTCACCGGTGCCACAACAGGCTTTTTTTCACAGGAAGCTGATAATTTTATTGTCAACGATAAAACAAAAGACAAAAAAACGACTGCTCATAAAGGAGATTATATCACCTTGAAAGTAAAAGAAAAGTTAAGAAAAAATGATGAAGTATATGTGTATAGAAAGCGAGAAGAAAAAATAATTATTACTTCATTCTATAAATATGTTCATCTCAACCAACCACAACGGTTTGAAAAAGATCATCTTGCGTTTTGCAAAGAGTTAGGCATTAAAGGTAAAATCCTTGTTGCAGAAGAAGGAATTAATGGCAGTGTTTCAGGAAATGAAGAACAAATTACAATGTATAAAAAAGTGTTACTTCAAAACAAATTATTTTCTGACATTGAATTCAAAGAACAATATGCAGACAAGCATCCTTTTGATAAAATGTTTGTGCGTTTTAGAAAAGAAATAGTTACCTCTCATTTTAGCGTTGACGTCAACGATCAAAAAAATAAAGGAATCCGCCTTAAACCTGAAACATTTAAACAATGGCTTGATCAAAAAGAGGATATGATTATTATAGACACCAGAAATAATTATGAAACAAAAATTGGCAGGTTCAGAAATGCTCTTGATCCTAATCTAGAAATATTCAGCGATCTTCCTAAAGTTTTGCCAAAATTTGAAAAATATAAAGACAAAAAAGTAGTTATGTATTGCACCGGCGGCATTCGCTGTGAAAAAGCATCAGCATTATTTAAGAAAAGTGGATTTAAACAAGTGTATCAATTAGAAGGGGGCATTATCAAGTATGGCAATATGTTTCCTGATGATAAACATTGGGAAGGATTATGTTTTGTGTTTGATAAACGGTTGTCTGCTCCCCTGAGCAAAGAGTCAAAACATATAACACAAATTACAACCTGCCATTGGTGCGGCATAGCATGCGGAGATTACACTAACTGCAAAAATGAAAAATGCGATGAATTATTTATTTGCTGCGGAGAATGCAAGCAAGAATTTGGAAATTCCTGTTCTAAAAAATGTAGGAACATTACTTGTGTTCAGCATGCTTTTTGA
- a CDS encoding LOG family protein, whose translation MHAANTGATEAKTISIGLKASLLTKEKITDKIFTHEMDFHFFFARRFTMLLRSEALIFYPGGYGTLNELLENAMLMQNNIVDNVPLICVGKKYWQGLFDWLKQNTLEYDFINDADLKLLYIVDSVEEVLAIIKKHAEHK comes from the coding sequence ATGCATGCGGCAAATACTGGAGCGACTGAAGCTAAAACCATTTCGATTGGATTAAAAGCATCATTATTAACTAAAGAGAAGATTACGGATAAAATCTTCACTCATGAAATGGATTTTCATTTCTTTTTTGCACGACGCTTTACTATGCTGCTGCGCAGTGAGGCGTTAATTTTTTACCCAGGAGGATATGGTACATTAAACGAATTATTGGAAAATGCGATGCTGATGCAAAACAATATTGTTGATAATGTGCCATTAATTTGTGTTGGAAAAAAGTATTGGCAAGGCTTGTTTGACTGGCTTAAGCAGAATACTTTGGAATATGATTTTATTAATGATGCTGACTTGAAGTTATTGTATATTGTTGATAGTGTTGAAGAAGTACTTGCTATTATCAAAAAGCATGCTGAACACAAGTAA
- a CDS encoding glutamate--tRNA ligase: MKESIRAYGLENAVKFKGKANPNAVLGKILGQFPEARAKTKDVLKDITTLCNEINSWSFEKQQKELEKVSGLLQQKPKQRKTGLPPLQNLGKISKQVVLRFEPSPSGPLHIGHAYVLGLNAAYAKEYKGKLILRIADTNADNIYVPAYDLIPQDAQWLTENGVTELMIQSDRMEIYYAHALNSLERGITYICRCSAEEFRALITKKIACPCRKRHVDENIKHWHNMFSKYQEGDAVMRLKTDVADKNPALRDFPLFRINDTEHPRQGKKYRVWPLMNFAVSIDDHDTGVTHILRGKDHADNAKRQKLFFDLFKWQVPETIFVGKINFTDLNVSCSKTRPLIQDGTFEGWDDIRLPFLPALRRRGYQAEAFIKYALEVGVSLTDKSVSKEEFFKTINHFNKEVIEEKADRYFFISNPQKITVGKAPELTVNLDLHPDHRKGGRNFTTNKTFYVTDTEEFKDGHLYRFMDCLTFKFDKGKAVFHAREIGNDKPKIIEWLPEDIHNIKVDVRMPDNSIVKGLGEPLLADLEEGDMVMFVRFGFCRFDKLEDDVYKFWFTHK, encoded by the coding sequence ATGAAAGAATCTATTCGTGCTTATGGTTTGGAAAATGCTGTAAAATTCAAAGGCAAAGCAAATCCAAACGCTGTACTTGGCAAAATTCTCGGGCAGTTTCCTGAAGCAAGAGCTAAAACCAAAGATGTTCTTAAAGATATTACTACTCTCTGCAATGAAATAAATTCATGGTCTTTTGAAAAACAGCAAAAGGAATTAGAGAAAGTTTCTGGTTTATTACAGCAAAAACCAAAACAACGAAAAACAGGTCTTCCACCATTGCAAAACCTTGGGAAAATTAGCAAGCAGGTTGTTCTTCGTTTTGAGCCAAGCCCATCAGGGCCTTTGCATATTGGTCATGCTTATGTTCTTGGATTAAATGCAGCTTATGCAAAAGAATACAAAGGCAAACTTATTTTAAGGATTGCAGATACTAATGCAGATAATATCTATGTTCCTGCTTATGATTTAATTCCCCAGGATGCGCAATGGCTTACAGAAAATGGCGTTACTGAATTAATGATACAATCTGATCGAATGGAGATTTATTATGCTCATGCTCTAAACTCCTTAGAAAGAGGGATCACGTATATATGTAGATGTAGTGCTGAAGAGTTTAGAGCATTAATTACTAAAAAAATAGCATGTCCTTGCAGGAAGAGGCATGTTGATGAAAATATTAAGCATTGGCACAACATGTTTTCTAAATATCAAGAAGGAGATGCTGTTATGCGGTTGAAAACAGATGTTGCTGATAAAAACCCAGCATTGCGTGATTTCCCGTTATTCAGAATTAATGACACCGAGCATCCGCGCCAAGGAAAAAAATACCGTGTCTGGCCTTTGATGAATTTTGCAGTATCTATTGACGACCATGACACCGGCGTTACTCATATTTTACGAGGCAAAGATCATGCAGATAATGCAAAACGCCAAAAATTATTTTTCGATTTATTTAAATGGCAAGTACCGGAAACTATTTTTGTAGGAAAAATTAATTTTACTGACCTTAATGTATCATGTTCAAAAACAAGGCCTTTAATTCAAGACGGAACTTTTGAAGGATGGGATGATATTAGGCTGCCATTTTTGCCAGCATTGCGAAGGCGAGGATATCAAGCAGAAGCATTTATTAAATATGCTTTGGAGGTTGGCGTTAGTCTGACAGATAAATCTGTTTCAAAAGAGGAATTTTTTAAAACAATAAATCATTTTAATAAAGAAGTTATTGAAGAAAAAGCAGACAGATATTTCTTTATTTCTAATCCTCAGAAAATAACTGTTGGAAAAGCTCCAGAATTAACGGTAAACCTCGATCTGCATCCTGATCATCGAAAAGGTGGGAGAAATTTTACCACCAATAAAACGTTTTATGTTACAGATACCGAGGAATTTAAAGACGGACATTTGTATAGATTTATGGATTGTTTAACGTTTAAATTTGATAAAGGAAAAGCAGTATTTCATGCTCGAGAAATAGGGAATGATAAACCGAAGATTATTGAGTGGCTTCCTGAAGATATTCATAATATTAAAGTAGACGTAAGAATGCCTGATAATAGTATTGTTAAAGGATTAGGTGAACCATTATTAGCTGATCTTGAAGAAGGAGACATGGTTATGTTTGTTAGGTTTGGTTTCTGCAGGTTTGACAAATTGGAAGACGATGTGTATAAGTTTTGGTTTACGCATAAATAA
- a CDS encoding NFYB/HAP3 family transcription factor subunit gives MAGVKRTTIIPKAPVARILTNAGAKRVSADAVDEMVDILTTISEELSEQALKIAKHSGRKTINEGDVRLAAKQ, from the coding sequence ATGGCTGGTGTTAAAAGGACAACTATCATCCCAAAAGCTCCTGTTGCAAGAATATTAACCAACGCTGGCGCTAAACGGGTAAGCGCAGATGCTGTTGATGAAATGGTTGATATTCTGACCACTATTTCTGAAGAGCTTTCTGAACAAGCATTGAAAATTGCAAAACACTCAGGAAGAAAAACTATCAATGAAGGAGATGTCAGGTTAGCAGCCAAACAATGA
- a CDS encoding Lrp/AsnC family transcriptional regulator → MELDAIDKKIINSLLDNAKLPLRDIAKTLKVSFVTVMHRIKKLEKEGIIKQYTALIDYDKIGYGVHVLIEVRITKGKLLELEKKLATLPNVYAVYDTTGDFDTSIIGRFNSTRQMDNFLKKIQTFDFVERTNTKLILNTMKENSMKV, encoded by the coding sequence ATGGAACTCGACGCTATAGACAAAAAGATCATCAATAGTTTGCTGGATAATGCTAAACTCCCCTTGCGTGATATAGCAAAAACACTTAAAGTAAGCTTTGTTACGGTGATGCATAGAATAAAAAAACTTGAGAAAGAAGGGATCATTAAGCAATACACCGCACTTATTGATTACGACAAAATAGGGTATGGCGTGCATGTTCTTATTGAAGTAAGAATTACAAAAGGTAAATTATTAGAACTCGAAAAAAAATTAGCAACACTTCCCAATGTTTATGCGGTGTATGACACCACCGGTGATTTTGACACATCAATCATTGGAAGATTTAACTCAACAAGACAAATGGACAATTTTTTGAAGAAAATCCAGACATTTGATTTTGTTGAACGAACTAATACTAAATTGATTCTTAACACTATGAAAGAAAATTCGATGAAGGTATGA